In one window of Vigna radiata var. radiata cultivar VC1973A unplaced genomic scaffold, Vradiata_ver6 scaffold_247, whole genome shotgun sequence DNA:
- the LOC106778235 gene encoding aspartate, glycine, lysine and serine-rich protein-like has product MAVLFGKLREHELELNRLSVEEAQGKRKTLAFKTENSKGTSSEKDEESEDEDSDDDDMIHMFRKFNKFMKLKGKEQFKKDRKKKHRSSLKYTCYGYGEKGHVNGDCPNLNKGEEKKSFKKKNVYIAWNDNASSTSCSSDSVEEANLCLTTIVDDTASQVKFSKGKESSMVSCSADGGGEGGGGVGRGGGSGGGVYGGGGSGCGGGGSGDGSAMVLVVVVDDRRGPSPSWIHHLKHA; this is encoded by the exons ATGGctgtgctttttggaaagttgagagagcacGAGCTCGAGTTGAATAGACTAAGTGTTGAGGAAGCCCAAGGAAAGAGGAAAACGTTGGCCTTCAAAACTGAAAATTCTAAGGGCACAAGTTCAGAAAAGGATGAGGAAtctgaagatgaagactcagacgACGATGATATGATTCAcatgttcagaaaattcaacaagttcatgaaattgaaaggcaaggaACAATTTAAAAAGGATCGAAAGAAGAAACATAGATCTTCTTTAAAATATACGTGTTATGGTTACGGAGAAAAAGGACACGTTAATGGGGATTGTCCAAACCTTAATaagggtgaagaaaagaagtcattcaagaaaaagaatgtttatATTGCTTGGAATGATAATGCTTCAAGCACTTCTTGTTCAAgtgattctgttgaagaagCGAACTTATGTTTAACAACTATTGTTGATGACActgcaagccaa gtgaaattttctaaaggaaaagaaagctcTATGGTATCCTG TTCCGCCGATGGTGGTGGggaaggtggtggtggtgttggtcGTGGTGgcggtagtggtggtggtgtttatggtggtggtggcagtGGTTGTGGAGGCGGTGGCAGCGGCGATGGTAGTGCAATGgtgctggtggtggtggttgatGATAGACGGGGTCCAAGCCCATCATGGATCCATCACTTGAAGCATGCCTAG